One segment of Pristis pectinata isolate sPriPec2 chromosome 3, sPriPec2.1.pri, whole genome shotgun sequence DNA contains the following:
- the LOC127567976 gene encoding probable G-protein coupled receptor 139, whose protein sequence is MRIDDVIYFFNDFRPYYYRVLAVIGVLSNVVAIVTLSRGRCGLSECVTWYLEAMAVADLLVVVFQVILIRIYLIYYTPECNIIHTMGYVSVACSVWLTVAFTLDRTVAICFQKLKTRYCTEKGAATVIAVVSVLSVLTNIPWYFTYKIHICWASIEFVYSPVWAAFDWGHRILTPVVPFVLILLLNAITVRHILMAGVVRRKLRGQRNGEGKDDPEMKNRRRSIILLFAISASFILLWMTRVVILAIEQITVQYFLMTASKLVGDYLGEMLQLFSSCTNMFIYAVTQRKFREEVINTVKYPFTAILKSSAESWKI, encoded by the exons ATGAGGATAGATGATGTAATCTACTTCTTCAATGATTTTAGACCTTATTACTACCGCGTCCTTGCAGTCATTGGAGTTCTCT CTAATGTGGTCGCAATTGTAACACTATCGCGGGGGCGGTGCGGACTCTCCGAATGTGTCACCTGGTATCTTGAGGCAATGGCCGTAGCAGATCTACTGGTCGTCGTGTTTCAAGTCATTCTGATCCGGATATATTTAATTTATTACACTCCTGAGTGCAACATCATACATACCATGGGTTACGTGTCCGTGGCTTGCTCCGTCTGGCTCACTGTTGCTTTCACCTTGGACCGTACAGTGGCCATTTGCTTCCAGAAGCTGAAGACCAGATACTGCACTGAGAAAGGTGCAGCCACCGTTATTGCAGTGGTGAGTGTGCTGAGTGTGTTAACCAACATCCCGTGGTACTTCACGTACAAGATTCATATCTGCTGGGCATCAATTGAGTTCGTCTATTCCCCCGTGTGGGCCGCCTTTGACTGGGGGCACCGCATTTTAACCCCAGTCGTCCCCTTCGTGCTGATCCTGCTGCTCAATGCCATCACTGTCAGGCACATCCTGATGGCCGGTGTAGTCCGCAGGAAACTGAGGGGGCAGCGGAACGGGGAAGGGAAGGACGACCCAGAGATGAAGAATCGAAGAAGATCCATCATTTTGCTCTTCGCCATATCGGCCAGTTTTATCCTGTTGTGGATGACACGGGTGGTCATTCTAGCAATTGAGCAAATTACTGTACAGTATttcttaatgacagcttctaaaCTTGTGGGAGATTACCTGGGAGAAATGCTTCAGTTATTCAGCTCCTGCACCAACATGTTTATTTATGCCGTCACTCAGAGGAAGTTCCGGGAGGAGGTGATAAATACCGTGAAATATCCCTTTACGGCCATCCTGAAAAGTTCGGCAGAGAGCTGGAAGATATAA
- the LOC127567977 gene encoding probable G-protein coupled receptor 139 produces MAGADLLVVVFQVVLQRVFYIHYSPECNIINTMGYVSVACSVWLTVAFTLDRTVAICLQKLKTRYCTEKGAAIVIALVSVLSVSTNIPWYFSYHPNYCLESYEFINSPVWAAFDWGHRILTPVVPFVLILLLNAITVSHILMASVVRRKLRGQRNREGKDDPEMKNRRRSIVLLFTISASFILLWMTQVVILAVQRIDRQYSIMRASHYAVVHMGEMLQLFSSCTNMFIYAVTQRKFREEVVNTVKYLFTAILNFLKS; encoded by the coding sequence ATGGCCGgagcggatctactggtcgttgtatTTCAAGTGGTGCTCCAAAGGGTATTTTACATTCATTACTCTCCTGAGTGCAACATCATAAACACCATGGGTTACGTGTCTGTGGCTTGCTCCGTCTGGCTCACTGTTGCTTTCACCTTGGACCGTACAGTGGCCATTTGCCTCCAGAAGCTGAAGACCAGATACTGCACTGAGAAAGGTGCAGCCATCGTTATTGCTCTGGTGAGTGTGCTGAGTGTGTCAACCAACATCCCGTGGTACTTCAGCTACCATCCAAATTATTGCTTGGAATCGTATGAATTCATCAATTCCCCCGTGTGGGCCGCCTTTGACTGGGGACACCGCATTTTAACCCCAGTTGTCCCCTTCGTGCTGATCCTGCTGCTCAATGCCATCACCGTCAGCCACATCTTGATGGCCAGTGTAGTCCGCAGGAAACTGAGGGGGCAGCGGAACAGGGAGGGGAAGGACGACCCAGAGATGAAGAATCGAAGAAGATCCATCGTTTTGCTCTTCACCATATCGGCCAGTTTTATCCTGTTATGGATGACACAGGTGGTCATTCTCGCAGTTCAGCGAATTGATAGACAGTATTCAATCATGAGAGCTTCTCATTATGCGGTTGTCCACATGGGAGAAATGCTTCAGTTATTCAGCTCCTGCACCAACATGTTTATTTATGCCGTCACTCAGAGGAAGTTCCGGGAGGAGGTGGTAAACACTGTGAAGTATCTTTTTACGGCTATCCTGAATTTTCTTAAAAGTTAG